A single region of the Cucumis melo cultivar AY chromosome 3, USDA_Cmelo_AY_1.0, whole genome shotgun sequence genome encodes:
- the LOC103496610 gene encoding uncharacterized protein LOC103496610 isoform X2 gives MQTQNYDQISQKSSQITKHEDRFFTRALSKELNSTTNSSFRVYYGGATGAIPFRWESRPGTPKHTFSDTSIPPLTPPPSYFSSSHSTSKASSKPTLLSSIFPRLTPRKSRTFPSFSSSSGSSSSSSSLASWSSSFSSSSSSPSPFVRPKFFKRRRHFSDIPSLPFEYTFDDKDGDEVVAGSTAPNSPTSILCFGGGSSGRASLFGGCYQLVSVKKALLSIVGHGSASRALPWVYMNGLSHGISCTNLKNRVR, from the exons ATGCAAACTCAAAACTACGACCAAATCTCTCAAAAATCTTCCCAAATTACCAAACATGAAGATAGATTCTTCACTCGAGCCCTATCCAAGGAGCTCAATTCCACCACCAACTCCTCTTTTCGAGTCTATTACGGCGGCGCCACTGGTGCTATTCCCTTCCGGTGGGAGTCCCGACCGGGAACCCCAAAGCATACTTTTTCAGACACTTCAATCCCTCCTCTTACTCCTCCTCCGTCTTACTTTTCCTCTTCACATTCTACTTCCAAAGCCTCTTCCAAACCAACCCTTTTGAGCTCGATTTTTCCTCGCCTTACACCAAGGAAATCTCGAACTTTCCCATCTTTCTCCTCCTCTTCTGGCTCCTCTTCCTCATCCTCTTCATTAGCTTCATGGTCATCCTCTTTCTCATCGTCCTCCTCATCTCCCTCTCCTTTCGTTAGACCTAAATTCTTCAAACGTCGTCGTCACTTCTCGGATATTCCAAGCTTACCGTTTGAGTATACTTTTGACGATAAAGACGGAGACGAGGTGGTGGCCGGGAGTACTGCTCCGAATTCTCCTACTTCAATTTTGTGCTTTGGTGGTGGTTCTTCAGGCAGAGCTTCATTGTTTGGAGGTTGTTATCAGTTAGTGAGTGTGAAGAAAGCTTTGTTGTCCATTGTTGGCCATGGATCTGCAAGTAGAG CGTTACCGTGGGTGTACATGAATGGATTGAGTCATGGGATCTCTTGTACTAATCTGAAAAATCGGGTTAGGTAA
- the LOC103496609 gene encoding histone H4: protein MSGRGKGGKGLGKGGAKRHRKVLRDNIQGITKPAIRRLARRGGVKRISGLIYEETRGVLKIFLENVIRDAVTYTEHARRKTVTAMDVVYALKRQGRTLYGFGG, encoded by the coding sequence ATGTCAGGACGTGGAAAAGGAGGTAAAGGGTTGGGGAAAGGAGGAGCAAAGCGTCATAGGAAGGTTTTGAGGGATAACATTCAAGGAATTACGAAGCCGGCTATTCGCCGACTGGCTCGTAGAGGTGGAGTTAAGCGAATTAGTGGTTTGATCTATGAAGAAACTAGAGGTGTTTTGAAGATCTTCCTCGAGAATGTGATTCGTGATGCTGTGACTTACACAGAGCACGCTAGGAGGAAGACGGTGACCGCCATGGATGTGGTTTATGCTCTGAAAAGGCAGGGAAGGACCTTGTATGGATTCGGTGGTTAG
- the LOC103496610 gene encoding uncharacterized protein LOC103496610 isoform X1, with protein MQTQNYDQISQKSSQITKHEDRFFTRALSKELNSTTNSSFRVYYGGATGAIPFRWESRPGTPKHTFSDTSIPPLTPPPSYFSSSHSTSKASSKPTLLSSIFPRLTPRKSRTFPSFSSSSGSSSSSSSLASWSSSFSSSSSSPSPFVRPKFFKRRRHFSDIPSLPFEYTFDDKDGDEVVAGSTAPNSPTSILCFGGGSSGRASLFGGCYQLVSVKKALLSIVGHGSASRAYRIGLESGSTEKPNENKTEMKANKKKGRVRKLPCGCRKLRN; from the exons ATGCAAACTCAAAACTACGACCAAATCTCTCAAAAATCTTCCCAAATTACCAAACATGAAGATAGATTCTTCACTCGAGCCCTATCCAAGGAGCTCAATTCCACCACCAACTCCTCTTTTCGAGTCTATTACGGCGGCGCCACTGGTGCTATTCCCTTCCGGTGGGAGTCCCGACCGGGAACCCCAAAGCATACTTTTTCAGACACTTCAATCCCTCCTCTTACTCCTCCTCCGTCTTACTTTTCCTCTTCACATTCTACTTCCAAAGCCTCTTCCAAACCAACCCTTTTGAGCTCGATTTTTCCTCGCCTTACACCAAGGAAATCTCGAACTTTCCCATCTTTCTCCTCCTCTTCTGGCTCCTCTTCCTCATCCTCTTCATTAGCTTCATGGTCATCCTCTTTCTCATCGTCCTCCTCATCTCCCTCTCCTTTCGTTAGACCTAAATTCTTCAAACGTCGTCGTCACTTCTCGGATATTCCAAGCTTACCGTTTGAGTATACTTTTGACGATAAAGACGGAGACGAGGTGGTGGCCGGGAGTACTGCTCCGAATTCTCCTACTTCAATTTTGTGCTTTGGTGGTGGTTCTTCAGGCAGAGCTTCATTGTTTGGAGGTTGTTATCAGTTAGTGAGTGTGAAGAAAGCTTTGTTGTCCATTGTTGGCCATGGATCTGCAAGTAGAG CGTATAGAATAGGGCTCGAGTCAGGGTCGACGGAGAAACCTAATGAgaataaaactgaaatgaaggCTAATAAAAAGAAGGGAAGAGTCAGGAAGCTGCCGTGTGGTTGCAGGAAGCTGAGAAATTAA